In Glandiceps talaboti chromosome 14, keGlaTala1.1, whole genome shotgun sequence, a single genomic region encodes these proteins:
- the LOC144445510 gene encoding regulator of chromosome condensation-like translates to MPPKRRKTKSTGSEQNDSRPSKKVKVTISHPSHCKKPGKVLVFGEGDVGQLGLGEDIMERKRPALVTLPDGADGDAIQVEAGGMHTVVLTSEGKIFTFGCNDEGALGRDTSEDGSEYEVGVVPLNSRVVQVSAGDSHTAALTDDGKVYAWGAFRDSNGVIGLTMNGKQLEPKEMLPNHRVEQIASGTDHLCMLTTEGSIFSMGSAEQGQLGRVAECFSHRGGRRTLKELLEPAVVHCRRVKGKGKFKFDSIWCTSYNTFARAPDVGVFGWGLNNYHQLGVENTKTWFMPQLLTSCKDLNVSCISGGQHHTVLLDDKGSVYSMGRIDYGRLGLGEDPEESHIPQAVTTITDKVVSIGCGSSVSAAVTINGTLYTWGMGSSLQLGTGEEDDEYSPVIAKGKQLENRTSVMVTVGGQHTVLLAADN, encoded by the exons g TGACTATATCCCATCCAAGCCACTGCAAAAAACCTGGTAAAGTGTTGGTATTCGGAGAAGGTGATGTTGGCCAACTTGGTCTAGGTGAAGACATAATGGAGAGAAAACGACCAGCTTTAGTAACGTTACCTGATGGTGCTGATGGTGATGCTATCCAGGTAGAAGCTGGTGGTATGCACACAGTTGTTTTAACCAGTGAGGGCAAG ATCTTTACGTTTGGTTGTAATGATGAAGGTGCCTTGGGTAGAGATACCAGTGAAGACGGGTCAGAGTATGAAGTTGGGGTTGTACCACTTAATTCGAGGGTGGTGCAGGTCAGTGCAGGGGATTCTCATACAGCAGCTCTAACCGATGATGGTAAAGTGTATGCCTGGGGTGCATTTAGG GACAGTAATGGAGTGATTGGACTAACAATGAATGGCAAACAACTAGAACCCAAAGAAATGTTACCAAATCACAGAGTGGAACAGATTGCATCAGGTACAGATCATCTCTGTATGTTGACAACAGAGGGCAGTATATTCTCCATGGGGTCAGCTGAACAAGGACAGTTAGGAAGGGTTGCAGAATGCTTCTCTCACAGAGGAGGACGTAGGACACTCA AAGAGTTGTTGGAACCGGCTGTCGTACATTGTCGGAGAGTGAAGGGTAAAGGAAAGTTTAAGTTTGACAGTATCTGGTGTACATCATATAACACATTTGCCAGAGCTCCTGATGTTGGTGTTTTTGGTTGGGGACTTAATAACTATCATCAGCTAG GTGTAGAAAATACAAAGACTTGGTTTATGCCACAGTTGCTAACTTCCTGTAAAGATCTCAATGTTAGCTGTATTTCAGGGGGACAACACCACACAGTTTTATTAGATGACAAAG GTTCAGTATACTCAATGGGGAGGATAGACTATGGTAGGTTGGGTTTAGGTGAAGACCCAGAAGAGTCGCATATACCCCAAGCTGTGACTACAATCACAGACAAAGTGGTTAGTATAGGATGTGGTAGCTCAGTCAGTGCAGCTGTCACCATCAATG GTACTTTGTACACCTGGGGTATGGGTAGCAGCCTACAGCTAGGTACTGGTGAGGAGGATGACGAATACAGTCCTGTTATTGCCAAAGGAAAACAGTTAGAAAACAGGACATCTGTAATGGTGACAGTTGGGGGTCAACACACTGTACTACTTGCTGCTGACAACTGA